Part of the Lytechinus variegatus isolate NC3 chromosome 16, Lvar_3.0, whole genome shotgun sequence genome, GAATCTCACTTTTTACTTTGGAGTGAAAGCCTCCAGTATGTGACAttttgtcatgtacatgtaggtgataaGTCCCACTCAAGGATTTagagcaatataaaaaaaggaggatAGTGAGAGaaaatttttattgataatgtcTAACTCTTGATATTCTTTTCCCTTCCAGATAAGATGTTTGCTGACAGGCTGGAGGCCATTGAAGAAGAGATGGGCCAGGGGGCagtagaggaggaggaggaggaggaaggatCGGGGatagaggaggaggagatggGCCAGGTGccggaggaggaggaggagatggaGATGGGCCAGGTGGCattggaggaggaggagatggGCCAGGTGGCATTAGAGGAGGAGGTGGTGATGGTTTTGGGGGCTGAGGAGGAAGTCGGGGTGGAGGAGGTCTTTCATGAAGTTGAAGAGTGGTGGGCGGTGCCAGTTTTGGAGATTGCGGAGGAAGCGTTGGAGGAGGtaggagaggaggaggaaggagagGTAGGAGCGGAGGAGGAGGTTATGGTGGAGGAAGGTCCGGAGGAGGTTGTAGGTGGAGGATGGATGCAGTGGCTTGTAGAAAGTATTTTTtagttgtgtttttttctttcgccCATGTGAGCAACAAATGTTTCTGGTGAATTTATTAATTCCttaattccttattttttgcCACTGTATTATAGAAACATGCCACTATTTTTGTCATTGTCAATGAGTAAGGGCTAGAATTATGTCTGTTACACAAATGCTATTATTTCTATCCTCGTAAAGAGATTTaagaaatatatcttttttccTGTCCACATTATTACAAGAAAGTCACCTTTGTTTTCATGGTCACtgtgattattatcatttatttgataGACAATAGAACAAGATGTGACAAAGTTTCATCCCACAATGTTAAATGGTTTTGATTTAACCTCAGTGTTTGATCAGTCTATGCAGGACATGTCATCAATTATCTTTTATATTCGACATGAAAAAGCATATTACAAACAAGTTTTAGAATGATTATCTCATCATTCAATAAACTTGAGAGGAccaatcaaattttcaatgtttacaTTCAATCTCGATAAACTAGAATGAAGATTCGTGTCATGTGATGAACGACTATGATTCATTTGTTATTAGTAATAACATGACATTGAAGTCAAATTTTCCCTTGTTAATGAAAATCTTCTTAAATGAAGTTTTGGTTTTCCTTGAGAAGATGAAATGGAAACCTCGGTCATGTACAGTATCAACACTGAGGTTAAATTTTGAAAGGTGATACTACTGGATACCTTGCTCTCAATATCAAGCCTATATTGTAGTGAGCATTACAGGAGACATGACATGCGAGCTGCAATTTAATGAAATGTAACCGTGCAGGCATTGCAAATCCCTAAAAAAAGTCGCACTTATGTTGAGCTCCAATTAATTTTGTGTTTATTCCACTGCTTTTACTTTTTAGTCTCTTGCAAGTTTAGGGACCAAAATTGTGATCCCAGGTAcgtagttccaaaattatgCAGCATTTCAttagtgcatgcagacccataattgctcaaaaacgagaattcatgtacaaatccaatgcaaaatgtatcattatattttgcttttacTGATTGAAgtcaattaatttcatcactGCAGAGTAAAGTGCAGGTCCTCTTAAGGACGTTACATCACTATGAGTTtgaatctatttatttatttttaaagaagcaATAAATTTAAACATGGTAATTACGATACTTCTATATAAATTTCATCGTAATatgaaaagagaaacaaaaaaaggttatcgatTTTAATACTTAAAGAAAGAATGCAGATTGGGTCAAATTAGCAATTAGTGATGGTTGTTCATTTGGTTGAACTTTGAGAGAATTAAATTaattgttgtacatgtacatgacatttGTCATGATTATGTGAGggtttaacaaaacaaaaacagcaAAGTGAGtattaaagaaatgataaaaggaAATCAAGATTCATGCCCAAAGTATATTCAAGGAAACAGCTTCTTAGATATCAACTGAATTTGAGCTACCATATTAAGAAAGTAATTAAATTTTTGTGTAACAGAAAAATTCAGCAATGTAAAGAATGGGAACATGTGGCAAAGCATtagaaaatcaaataatcatGAATCACACACACGTTCAAAGAAATGGTCTGACATGAACTAAGTTAAGAGCTTTACATGAAATGGAAAATGGTAATTAATTGTATGAAGGTGTAATAGAGAAGTCGATTGAAATACGTACGGCAAATTATTCAAAAACCAAATAATTAAGATCCATACAAGAGTGTGAcattaaatgtaaaaagaaattttaaaaaatctaaggCATGGGAAACCTTTAGCTGGGAAGACAATTTTGATGCTGCATGAGACTGTACAAAAATGGTACTTCGTATGGGAAACAAAATCTAGTGAAATGCCTTTGTACACTTTCAATGGCTCTGATATGGTTTTTTCTGATGGGGATCGAGCCGTGTTGGAATACCATACTCAATCACTGGTCTGCATAATGAGCAGAATTGTTTTGTGAGAACTGTAGCATTTCTAGATTTCActgttaaataattttttctcacaTAGATACAAAGCATTTGGAGCTTTGGCATATTAAAAAGCCTATTCCCTCTAATAAAAGTGttgatagtttgaaaacaagcacaCGAACCCCTATTTTTAATTGTGCACCTCTTAGGTATGTcacatttggcagtgatatgcgctataaaGCATGTTGGTTGGTACCTTCATAACAACTTtgcaaatttttgtgaaaatggcATAGGTTTTAACTAAAGGGCAGCATTCAGTTCTCAAgtttattattgaaatttttaattttcgaGGGTGGTTTTTTGCTAGCTTTCACACTATTTCTAAGAACTGCTAGTGCTGTTCGACTGAAAAAAAGCAAagtatttgatgaaaaattttgtgaaattgacATAGATTTCACTTTACTGTGGAACATCCTTAAATGGGTTGCTTAAGTCAGATGTAGGGTGTTACTCCCCTCCCCCTTGTATTGATGGCTGGATGCTACCATCctttcctggtgggtgtttcatgaaagttgtcagcactgactaaattatcagtgctgacaatttcagtgaaatctttggctttgattggctgaaaggtaCTGGCTCTGaccgttactatggtaactgtcggagagagacaagttgtcagatctgacaactttcctggattctgattggttgagaagcactgttactatagtaactgtcggataaaacaggacttgtcggttaaaacgtctgacaagtcctttcatgaaacgctccccaggttgTGCTCTTGGGATTTCATTTTTCCATCAATTTGTGACCCTTACTTTACATACCATTAGGCAGTTGACTTAAATCTCTTCTTCTTGCTCTCACCTTTCAGGGGCATCTCCTGTGATCTTGTGTGAAGGTTGTACAGAATAAAATCTGTATTTAGAGTCATCCACTGTTCTTTTAGACCTCTCTTGTCACCTAGACTGTGAAGACCCAATTATCAGGTTTCGACACTGGATGGATGAGAAGCAGATTTCATTGGATCAGATCGGTAAGAAAGTCATGTGCAGCAATTGCCTTATTACTATGGTTTTGGGGATTGGGCCAAATTACAGAATCcacatgaattattatttttttaatcattttattggCAGAATTTCGATCTTGCAAACCATGAATGgtattttgaaattatgtgGTAAGGAAACATGAAAAATAGGGGCAATGTGGATTCTGTGTAGATGGATTGCATTTCTTTAAGAAGCATGAAACCATCAAATATTGACAGATAATCTGATATCAAAATGTCAGCCTGTCCAAAAATCTTCCAACCACCACCATATGATTATTTAGTTATTGGGTGATTAACCATTCTTGTCTTGCTGTGAAAGAGATCGTTCCCTAAAAATGAATAACCAATGGACATGGTTTCGAGATTTCTTAGTACAAGTTGGTATTTGATTAGATTATCTGTCAATGTTTGGGCATTTCATACTTTTTAAAGACCATTTCAGAAGGAAACAGTTGGTAAGTGTGTATATATTGCTATTACCCCATTCACATTCATTTTGTAGGACCAGTTCTTACTGGACCATAATAAGCCAGTTTAGAacattacatgtagttatttatTAAACCCCTGccaaacaaagtttgaagggGTATATAACATGTATGTTTAGGAATCAGTGTATGGTCAGTCCGTTGCAAATCTTGCGCATTAAACTACTccctcagtttttaaccaattctcatggAAGTTGGAACACATATCGGTTTGGGGGTATAGATGTTCAAGactcatttttttaagtttcagaaatcatgttgccatggtaacagtataTTATAAAGTTAGAATTGTGTAAAAATCTTGCGGTTTGAATTCttcaattttcaaccaattctcatgaaatttggctcacacattggtttTGAGGTAAAGTTGTGTGAGACACACATTTTGTGTGTGTCGGAAATTGTGTTACCTTCGCAACAAAATCTTTTGGTTCGTACTGAATCAGTTTTCAGTCagttctcatgaaatttggctcagacatcggtcttgaggtgaagatgtgcAGGACATATTTTTCCATACATCAGTAATCATGTTGCCTTGGTAAAACATATTACATTGCAAAAATCTGGCGGTTTTAACTAATTtatcagtttttaaccaattctcatgattTTAGCTCACACATTTGTCTAGTAAAAACAAGCAAGGTTTATTTTTCCAAGTGTTGGATattgtttccatggtaacacaGGTGGTATCAGTCACTTAATCACCTTAAGTGATAGTTTTAGTTTTAAGGGGAGTTGAAGTAGTTGGTTCGgtttggtaataataataatattcctgGCTGGGTTATGGTGACTCATGAATGATGAACCTAAATATTGGGTAAAGTCTCTGAAATGAATGTGGATGGTATGCCAAGTCAGTCGACTGATTTGTTTGGATGGTGAGTGGGGGGAGAAATTGAATTGAGATTTTGATTTAGTGTAATATCAGTTTTATGTATGTTTCTTAATTCCTGACTGGGAGATGGGGACCGGGGGAGGGGGAGGTACTTGACCACAAAAGTTGCAAGTATGTGCTACGGGCACGACAAAAAACAGGGGCTTAATTTGGAgcaggcttattgtaaaaaggagagTCCTCAGAAAGGGCTTCGTAACTACAAATGTTTCTGAAAAACTGGTCACCTGCGTGTGAGTGCATATGCATCTGTATAGAACGTGCATCCAGTTCTATTGTCCTTTTCCATGCTGGCAGGCTGTACTGTAAATTACAGAAGCATCAGACATAGCTCTGCCTCATTTGATGTGTGTCTAACACAGCTTAACAGTCTTTCTGGAGTTCTTATGCAATGAATTTccgtagagaaaaaaaataactaaatgattgaatataaatgtaatttctcttacaattcttcttatacatatgtaaaaaaatatgcaaaaatctTGCAATTGAAActaattcatcattttttaaccaattctcatgaattgaggtgaagatgtgcaggacatatttttcattttttaatgctCACAAATAGGTCTTGGGGTACAAATgggcaagacatattttttcatgtgttggaaactgttgccatggtaacatcaTAGGGCCAGGGCATTAATCCCCTTCAGTGATAGTGCTAGTTATAATTTTCATGAGTAGTGCAAGGAGATTCTGGCAGAGAAATAGTGGCCCGGCAAATTGTGTGCCTACAATCTAAATGTAGGCCTGCAGCTTTTAAATTTGTTAGGAGTCTAATGCTGTTTTTACGAAACATCACCAATAGGACCTCTGTTACACCGGCTTTCCTAAAAAGTCTTGGGAAGGTTTCTAATCCAATTTAAACACACAAACCTACCCAAGACCCCTTCTAATCAAACCTATCTTGgaccacctacatgtagtaattTGTTTGAGGACCgttctttttttgtaataagAAAAACTCACCAAATCCAAGTTGATATAAGCAAGTGGCGCAAGACCGGATTGTATATGAGCATTCGTAGTCCTCGCATCAGATGTATATGGAGGAACCTtagtgtagtggttctgactctctccttgtaaacagagggtcgtgtgttcgaatcccaccgtggTCTGGCATACTTTGGCAGTAtattaatccacactttgccactctcgacccaggttcTAAATGGATTACCGGTAGGATGATCATTGTGGGTTGTTCATTACTGTGTGCCCTTTACCGGCTattgactggaatactccctaGGTAGTGGAGGTTGTGCACACATTTTGTGCAGAAATGACTGATTGAATTGATGACTGgtctaataatacatgtatatctgtaaAACGCTTAGACACGTTCCAAtctattaagcgctatataaatgcagatTAATATTATTTACCTCAATAATCATGATGTATCCATCTATTTTTGCTAGTTTGTATTTCATGAACTGCCCTCAGATATACTAGTATACAGTACACAGATTTTTGCGCAATAGCGCCATCTGGTGAATTTATGACTACTTCTTCAGTTTACACCCATATGCTCGCTAAACATCCTCTTTGTTTTTATCCTTCCAAAATACTTCgctcttccaaaatacatttctattttcttctttgcTATCTGATTCATTGCCAACCATTTTACCTGAATTGGCTTTATGATTCTAATTATTATTTGGATTTAATGTAAGCCAAATTTAATTTGGATTATAATTCTCTAAGCACCACttttgagtgatttttttttaattgcttcttccattttttgttttgtacacagtGTCCATCGTCCTATGTAAGGTCTTCTTCCTCCCTTAGCTTCTCGCGCTTTCTCTTGCATGAAAGCTCTTTTGGTCGATGCCCGGACttaattttcttgtcttttgTTATGCAAATATTTTCTCATTTGCTTCCTAGCGGAAGTTGCTGGCGTCGCCTCTTTTCTCTGAGGTTCAAAACCTGAATTATTTCCTCTGCTTTTCCTTTAGGATTTCTCTTTTTATGTAGCTCCCTGTAAATAGGTTTTTAGCATGTTTTCGCTCCACTTTTGAAGattcttttttaatcaatttttcctCTTCTTGCTTAATGGATCCTTCTTGGCTCTCTTGTCTGCCTAATTTAGGTGTGAAGAAACTAGAACACAACTTTGTTGAAGATCAATTACGGTGCCCATATACCCAACTTTGATTCGGCACCCCGTCCCGCTATTTGAACTTTAATTCGGCCCCCCCTATGTCGAACTTCTATTTTAATAGCACCATCCCCCTATTTGAATATCAATACGGCACCCACTTGGTTGAACATTAATTTGGCACAACCCTTATTTCAAACTCCTATTTAGCGCCCCTAGGTAGAACATAAATTCTCCCTATGTCAGACATCAATTGGGCACCCCCTATGTTGAACTTCGATTCGGTGCCCCTATGTCCAACTTCCGTTTGGcacccctaggtcgaacatcaagtCGGTGCCCCCTTTGTTAAACATAAATTTGGGTTGACCCCTATTTCAAACTCTGATTTGGctcccctaggtcgaacatcaattcaatGCCCCCCAATGGTCAAACATAATTTTGGCTCGACCCCTGTTTCAAACTCTTATTCAACACCCCTAGGTAgaacataaatttggcgcccccaggTTGAAGATCAATTCAGTGCCACTGTGTCGAACTTCAGTTCCGCTCTCCCTATGTCGGACATCAATTGGCCGCCCCTACATCAAACATCTCCTTAGGGTGCagatcaatttggcgccctttGTCGAACTTCAATTTGAGGCCCAATGTCAACCTTCCATTCAGCGTCTCCTtttgtcgaacatcaattcggcaccccctTGATTGAACCTCTATTTGGCACCCCTAGGTCTAACTTAAATTCTGCGCCCCTTTTATCAACTTCAATTCTGCGTCTGTAGGTAGAATGTAATTAGGCACCCCACAGGTTAAAGATCAATCCAGCGCCACATACT contains:
- the LOC121430201 gene encoding cilia- and flagella-associated protein 251-like; translated protein: MYPSMSGREDKMFADRLEAIEEEMGQGAVEEEEEEEGSGIEEEEMGQVPEEEEEMEMGQVALEEEEMGQVALEEEVVMVLGAEEEVGVEEVFHEVEEWWAVPVLEIAEEALEEVGEEEEGEVGAEEEVMVEEGPEEVVGGGWMQWLVESIF